A stretch of the Streptomyces sp. NBC_00078 genome encodes the following:
- a CDS encoding DUF397 domain-containing protein, which produces MLNGSDLYALDITSASFVKACGGNTHPDGESCVTLARIGRDAWAVGDSKRPDAQPLRFTTEELDTAGIDPARFGLPV; this is translated from the coding sequence ATGCTCAACGGAAGCGACCTCTACGCCCTCGACATCACCTCGGCCTCGTTCGTGAAGGCCTGCGGAGGCAACACCCACCCGGACGGCGAGTCGTGCGTGACCCTGGCCCGGATCGGCCGGGACGCCTGGGCCGTCGGTGACAGCAAGCGGCCGGACGCGCAGCCGCTGCGGTTCACGACGGAGGAACTGGACACGGCCGGGATCGATCCGGCCCGGTTCGGCCTGCCTGTCTGA
- a CDS encoding DUF6879 family protein — MPQNVPSFDDLMEAAQHSAVHLEMRDQYAVGDEADDFNAWLATGQRDTDPASEYWAPWVDLISRAVARGVVVRRARIVSEPVTDYIRYEHASTGVNVAAGEQVRWLPRPRAVDLMLPGADLWIFDGELVLFNHFTGVGDWADPGKELRTEPGIVKQCSDAFEAVWERAVPHETYEIH; from the coding sequence ATGCCGCAGAACGTGCCCAGCTTTGACGACCTCATGGAGGCCGCGCAGCACTCCGCCGTGCACCTCGAAATGCGCGACCAGTACGCCGTCGGCGACGAGGCGGACGACTTCAACGCGTGGCTTGCGACGGGCCAGAGGGACACCGATCCCGCCTCGGAGTACTGGGCGCCCTGGGTCGACCTGATCTCCCGGGCGGTCGCCCGCGGCGTCGTCGTACGGCGTGCCCGCATCGTCTCCGAACCGGTCACCGACTACATCCGCTACGAGCACGCGAGTACGGGGGTCAACGTGGCGGCCGGCGAGCAGGTGCGGTGGCTGCCCAGGCCTCGGGCGGTCGACCTTATGCTGCCGGGCGCGGATCTGTGGATCTTCGACGGGGAGCTGGTCCTCTTCAACCACTTCACCGGCGTCGGCGATTGGGCCGACCCGGGCAAGGAGTTGCGCACCGAGCCGGGTATCGTCAAGCAGTGCTCGGACGCCTTCGAGGCGGTCTGGGAACGCGCCGTCCCGCACGAGACGTACGAGATCCACTGA
- a CDS encoding helix-turn-helix transcriptional regulator: MPISPSSSAQAARENVARQLRDLRKNAGLTVTELANECGWHHAKTSRIENARTPPSPTDIRLWCRATGAIDRTPDLIASSQQAESLYREWRQRVRTGLAKLQDSYAELYRSTELLRVYSPVLVPGLLQSEGYARALLSMSARFHGVPDDAAEAASARVRRSQVIHEPGHRFVFLIEEAVLYYQLGDAEAMAAQLGYLLTAGAHAQVSFGIIPTTTRERAIWPQETFNVHDDTLAAVELVSAEVNITQPSEIALYVKAFEQLRSMAVYGADARSLIVKAIDALR, translated from the coding sequence ATGCCCATATCCCCGTCTTCTTCGGCCCAAGCCGCGCGTGAGAATGTGGCGCGGCAACTGCGTGACCTGAGGAAGAACGCAGGCCTGACGGTCACTGAGCTGGCCAACGAGTGCGGTTGGCACCACGCAAAGACCTCGCGCATCGAGAACGCCCGCACCCCTCCGTCTCCCACCGACATTCGCTTGTGGTGTCGCGCGACAGGTGCCATCGACCGGACCCCGGACCTGATCGCGTCCTCACAGCAGGCGGAGTCTCTCTATCGGGAGTGGCGGCAGCGCGTTCGTACGGGCCTGGCCAAGTTGCAGGACAGCTACGCCGAGTTGTATCGGTCGACGGAGTTGCTGCGGGTGTACTCCCCGGTCCTGGTACCGGGGTTGCTCCAGAGCGAGGGATACGCGCGGGCGTTGCTCAGCATGAGCGCCCGCTTCCATGGGGTTCCGGATGACGCGGCGGAGGCTGCCTCTGCGCGTGTGCGGCGTTCGCAGGTGATCCATGAGCCGGGCCATCGGTTCGTGTTCCTCATCGAGGAGGCGGTGCTGTACTACCAACTCGGCGATGCCGAGGCAATGGCCGCACAACTGGGCTACCTCCTCACCGCAGGGGCGCATGCGCAGGTGTCGTTCGGCATCATCCCGACGACGACTCGCGAGCGCGCGATCTGGCCGCAGGAAACATTCAACGTGCATGACGACACCCTCGCCGCGGTCGAGTTGGTGTCCGCCGAGGTGAACATCACCCAGCCCTCCGAGATCGCGCTCTATGTAAAGGCGTTCGAGCAACTCCGGAGCATGGCTGTGTACGGGGCGGACGCCCGGTCCCTGATCGTGAAGGCCATCGACGCCCTGCGCTGA
- a CDS encoding DUF5753 domain-containing protein produces the protein MNDESRQVRPWQERLESGHRPIQEEWNTVVQTSQTLRSWVPQTVPGMFQTADYARCIFEGLAELRNVTRDTDDAARARVKRQEWLRLPGKELHQLVGEAALRTRLGSPEIMAAQLDHILPVLDLDTVHLGIVPSDATLRLPIGNAFTMVDERLVVIEDWYAEHWLDDADAIALHRRVWETHAASAVYGSDAERIISRVRRDLAV, from the coding sequence ATGAACGACGAAAGCCGACAGGTACGTCCCTGGCAGGAACGACTGGAAAGCGGACATCGGCCCATCCAGGAGGAATGGAACACGGTCGTCCAGACCTCACAGACCCTGCGCTCCTGGGTACCCCAAACCGTTCCCGGCATGTTCCAGACAGCCGACTACGCACGATGCATCTTCGAAGGCCTCGCGGAACTACGGAACGTCACCAGGGACACGGACGACGCTGCACGCGCGCGGGTGAAGCGGCAGGAATGGCTGCGCCTTCCAGGCAAGGAGTTGCACCAGTTGGTCGGGGAAGCGGCGCTGCGCACCCGCCTTGGCTCACCGGAAATCATGGCGGCCCAACTGGACCATATCCTCCCGGTGTTGGACCTGGACACCGTCCACCTCGGCATCGTGCCGTCCGACGCCACGCTCCGGCTGCCGATCGGCAACGCCTTCACGATGGTGGACGAACGTCTCGTCGTGATCGAGGACTGGTACGCCGAGCACTGGCTCGACGACGCCGACGCGATCGCGCTGCACCGACGGGTCTGGGAGACACATGCCGCGTCCGCCGTGTACGGCAGCGACGCCGAGCGGATCATCAGCCGGGTCCGTCGAGACCTCGCCGTCTGA
- a CDS encoding ATP-binding protein, which translates to MPETETFRIPKHRRHVPDARHRVGKTLADWGITDELADDIVLSANELLTNAVTHCRVTCAEVKVTLMIREPYLFLEVHDPDRDRLPELHDSGPDTENGRGLMLVRRLAHGWGHGQLRHTKCVWARFELPEGTHVPATL; encoded by the coding sequence ATGCCCGAAACCGAAACCTTCCGCATCCCCAAACACAGACGGCACGTCCCCGACGCCCGCCACCGTGTCGGCAAGACCCTCGCGGACTGGGGGATCACGGACGAACTCGCCGACGACATCGTCCTGTCGGCGAACGAACTCCTGACCAACGCCGTGACCCACTGTCGGGTGACCTGCGCCGAGGTCAAGGTCACGCTCATGATCCGGGAGCCGTACCTGTTCCTGGAGGTTCACGACCCCGACCGGGACCGGCTTCCCGAACTCCACGACAGCGGGCCGGACACAGAGAACGGCCGCGGGCTCATGCTGGTCCGCCGACTGGCCCACGGATGGGGCCACGGGCAGCTGCGCCACACGAAATGCGTGTGGGCGAGGTTCGAACTCCCGGAGGGAACCCATGTTCCGGCGACTTTATGA
- a CDS encoding helix-turn-helix transcriptional regulator codes for MPTGGRPTVRSRRLGTALRQYRQDAKLDQPQAAEVIASSQARISRVESGHATPRVIEVRLLLDAYGVKDPEVRAKLEELAKHSKNRGWWLEHAEHLRPDYVDHIALEDDATYIREWQPVMVPGLLQTPAYAEAVIAHGPNYMEPERAAQLVKVRVGRQAKIEEGGASYTAILWEAVLAQPLVSVEIHREQLSAILEVGKRKNVTVQVLPVSAGILAGYSSAFYSFSFDDEPTVEAVAMDNLRGTSVLEGAEDLATYANAFDLLRSSALTPDASAKLIRGVLRSLKEDTS; via the coding sequence ATGCCCACAGGTGGACGGCCGACGGTGCGCAGCAGGCGCTTGGGTACGGCACTCAGGCAGTACAGGCAGGATGCCAAGCTCGACCAGCCGCAGGCCGCCGAGGTCATCGCCTCAAGTCAGGCCAGGATCAGCCGTGTTGAGAGTGGACACGCAACGCCGCGTGTCATTGAGGTTCGGCTGCTGCTGGACGCGTACGGCGTCAAGGATCCGGAAGTGCGCGCCAAGCTGGAGGAGTTGGCGAAGCACTCCAAGAACCGGGGATGGTGGCTCGAACACGCCGAGCACCTGCGGCCGGACTACGTCGATCACATCGCGTTGGAGGACGACGCGACCTACATCCGCGAGTGGCAGCCGGTGATGGTGCCGGGGCTACTGCAAACTCCGGCCTATGCGGAGGCGGTTATCGCCCACGGCCCCAACTACATGGAGCCGGAACGGGCCGCCCAATTGGTGAAGGTCCGTGTGGGGAGGCAGGCGAAGATCGAAGAGGGCGGAGCCTCGTACACGGCCATCCTCTGGGAGGCGGTCCTCGCGCAACCGCTGGTGAGCGTCGAGATTCACCGGGAGCAACTGTCCGCGATCCTTGAAGTCGGAAAGCGGAAGAACGTCACCGTGCAGGTGCTGCCGGTCAGCGCGGGCATTCTGGCGGGTTACTCCAGCGCCTTCTACTCCTTCAGCTTCGACGACGAGCCGACGGTCGAAGCCGTTGCCATGGACAACCTGCGAGGCACGTCCGTCCTTGAAGGGGCCGAGGACCTTGCCACTTACGCCAATGCTTTCGACCTACTACGATCGTCAGCGTTGACACCGGACGCGAGTGCGAAGCTCATCCGGGGCGTACTGCGGAGCTTGAAGGAAGACACATCGTGA
- a CDS encoding DUF397 domain-containing protein produces MTEVVSPFWKSSYSGQENACVEVADTAPGGRAVRDSKQQDGPLLTVSREGWQAFLGQFV; encoded by the coding sequence GTGACCGAGGTCGTAAGTCCCTTCTGGAAGTCCTCGTACTCGGGTCAGGAGAACGCCTGCGTCGAGGTCGCAGACACGGCCCCCGGCGGCCGAGCCGTCCGCGACAGCAAGCAGCAGGACGGCCCTCTGCTCACCGTTTCCCGCGAAGGCTGGCAGGCCTTCCTCGGGCAGTTCGTGTAG
- a CDS encoding DUF397 domain-containing protein — protein sequence MTQVVGPFWKSSYSGQENNCVEVADTAPGGRAVRDSKQQDGPLLTVSRDSWQAFIRQFG from the coding sequence GTGACCCAGGTTGTTGGCCCCTTCTGGAAGTCCTCGTACTCGGGCCAGGAGAACAACTGCGTAGAGGTCGCCGACACCGCCCCCGGCGGCCGGGCCGTCCGCGACAGCAAGCAGCAGGACGGCCCCCTCCTCACCGTCTCCCGTGACAGCTGGCAGGCCTTCATCCGGCAGTTCGGCTAG
- a CDS encoding pyridoxal 5'-phosphate synthase, producing MATDLHELLRSLRVWDPAVTDLPPFDPATAPAEPLPLFTTWFAQAVAAGQPEPHTMSLATSDAEGRPDVRIVMLHGADADGWAFATHATSRKGGQLAARPHAALVFYWPVLGRQVRVRGPVTAAPATESQGDLHARSTGALAAALTGRQSEVLGSVEELTRASEAAWERAQREPDAPVPSWTRYHLRPDEVEFFQGDERRRHVRLNYRREEGSWSRQLLWP from the coding sequence ATGGCAACGGATCTTCATGAACTGCTGAGGTCGCTGCGGGTGTGGGACCCGGCGGTCACCGACCTGCCGCCCTTCGACCCGGCGACCGCCCCCGCCGAACCGCTCCCCCTCTTCACCACGTGGTTCGCCCAGGCGGTGGCGGCCGGACAGCCGGAGCCGCACACCATGTCCCTGGCCACGTCGGACGCGGAGGGCCGGCCGGACGTACGGATCGTCATGCTGCACGGCGCGGACGCGGACGGCTGGGCCTTCGCGACGCATGCGACGAGCCGCAAGGGCGGTCAGCTGGCGGCCCGCCCCCACGCGGCGCTCGTCTTCTACTGGCCGGTGCTGGGCCGCCAGGTCCGGGTGCGCGGCCCCGTCACCGCCGCGCCGGCGACGGAGTCCCAGGGGGACCTGCACGCCCGCTCGACCGGCGCCCTCGCCGCCGCGCTCACCGGCCGTCAGAGCGAAGTCCTGGGCTCCGTGGAGGAGTTGACGCGCGCGTCGGAGGCGGCGTGGGAGCGGGCCCAGCGGGAGCCGGACGCCCCGGTCCCCTCCTGGACCCGCTACCACCTCCGGCCGGACGAGGTGGAGTTCTTCCAGGGCGACGAACGGCGACGGCACGTACGGCTGAACTACCGTCGCGAGGAAGGGAGTTGGTCGAGGCAGCTACTGTGGCCGTGA
- a CDS encoding type II toxin-antitoxin system VapC family toxin, translated as MAEVHEEGVLDTCTYIDLDLLGPQSLPVMPELTAVTFAELQQGVAMAKDPAVRAARMEKLGAAVADFEALPFDGDAAARYGTLVALTIAADRDPRPRRMDLMIAAIASVRGLPLFTRNAADFKGLESAVLVVPV; from the coding sequence GTGGCTGAAGTGCACGAGGAGGGAGTTCTCGACACCTGCACCTATATCGATCTCGACCTGCTCGGTCCGCAGAGCCTTCCTGTCATGCCGGAACTGACCGCCGTCACGTTCGCGGAGCTGCAGCAGGGCGTGGCCATGGCCAAGGATCCCGCCGTGCGCGCGGCGCGGATGGAGAAGCTGGGAGCCGCGGTAGCCGACTTCGAAGCACTGCCGTTCGACGGGGATGCCGCTGCCAGGTACGGCACCTTGGTCGCGCTGACCATCGCAGCAGACAGGGATCCTCGCCCGCGTCGCATGGACCTGATGATCGCTGCGATCGCCTCGGTGCGGGGGCTGCCGCTCTTCACGCGGAATGCCGCGGACTTCAAAGGGCTTGAGAGCGCGGTTCTCGTCGTTCCCGTCTGA
- a CDS encoding type II toxin-antitoxin system Phd/YefM family antitoxin, with the protein MRTITQREFRNNSAAVMDAVEAGETFHIMRNGIEVAELRPLVRRRRLSADELVARHRKLPRVDYAQMRDEADRFFGSEERVEDDPWERERG; encoded by the coding sequence ATGAGGACCATCACGCAGCGCGAGTTCCGGAACAACTCCGCCGCCGTCATGGACGCGGTCGAGGCCGGCGAGACGTTCCACATCATGCGCAACGGCATAGAGGTGGCCGAACTGCGCCCGCTGGTTCGTCGGCGCAGGCTGAGTGCCGACGAACTCGTGGCCAGGCATCGGAAGCTCCCGCGAGTGGACTACGCGCAGATGCGTGACGAGGCGGACCGGTTCTTCGGGAGCGAGGAACGGGTGGAAGACGACCCGTGGGAGCGCGAGCGTGGCTGA
- a CDS encoding GNAT family N-acetyltransferase has protein sequence MQPDDWHFIDDLDAFLARAGGFLRSRPALHTVPLTVTHALRTRGMRAYGDEAPWFGVLEREGEVRAAYLRTPPYRLAVTPLTPEEADALAVHLTGLGHPLPGATAERATADALAEAWQRHTGATAELHERNRLYRLGAPADPGPVPDGRARIAGAADRDQLVRWYGEFMAAVGESPDRAESWADARISYGGITFWEDADGTPLAMAGSFPMVAGQIRVAPVYTPAHLRGRGYAGAVTAEVGRAAVAAGADEVLLFTDLANPTSNALYQRIGYRPVADFSVYDFTA, from the coding sequence ATGCAGCCCGACGACTGGCACTTCATCGACGACCTGGACGCCTTCCTCGCGCGCGCCGGCGGCTTCCTTCGCTCCCGACCCGCCCTGCACACCGTCCCGCTGACGGTGACCCACGCACTGCGCACGCGCGGAATGCGGGCCTACGGCGACGAGGCGCCCTGGTTCGGCGTGCTGGAGCGGGAGGGCGAGGTCCGCGCGGCCTACCTCCGTACCCCTCCCTACCGCCTGGCCGTCACGCCCCTCACGCCTGAGGAGGCGGATGCCCTCGCCGTCCATCTGACCGGCCTCGGCCACCCCTTGCCGGGCGCCACCGCCGAACGCGCCACGGCCGACGCCCTCGCCGAGGCCTGGCAGCGGCACACCGGCGCGACGGCCGAGCTGCACGAGCGCAACCGGCTGTACCGGCTCGGCGCACCGGCGGACCCTGGGCCCGTGCCGGACGGCCGGGCGAGGATCGCCGGGGCGGCGGACCGGGACCAACTGGTGCGCTGGTACGGCGAGTTCATGGCAGCCGTGGGCGAGAGCCCGGACCGGGCCGAGAGCTGGGCCGACGCTCGCATCTCCTACGGCGGCATCACGTTCTGGGAGGACGCAGACGGCACCCCGCTCGCCATGGCCGGCTCCTTCCCGATGGTCGCCGGCCAGATCCGCGTGGCTCCCGTCTACACACCGGCCCACCTGCGTGGACGCGGATACGCCGGCGCGGTCACGGCCGAGGTCGGCCGGGCCGCGGTGGCGGCGGGCGCGGACGAGGTCCTGCTGTTCACGGACCTCGCCAACCCGACCAGCAACGCCCTGTACCAGCGCATCGGATACCGGCCGGTGGCCGACTTCTCGGTGTACGACTTCACGGCGTGA
- a CDS encoding nuclear transport factor 2 family protein, which translates to MDTDEMRRQLQTLTDRAEITDLMDRYLRSLDEGVFDDEWARAFHTEDVTAEMPIGTVKGRDALLDRVRRGMALFDRTVHMGTNAVVRVDGARATARGAQLSTHVLADGSGDVFVSAGHTEAELVRTADGWRISASALRVVWTQGPPPQLPDDLAQAPAV; encoded by the coding sequence ATGGACACCGACGAGATGCGGCGGCAGTTGCAGACCCTGACCGATCGCGCTGAGATCACTGACCTGATGGACCGCTATCTGCGTTCCCTGGACGAGGGTGTTTTCGATGACGAGTGGGCTCGCGCGTTCCACACCGAAGACGTCACCGCGGAGATGCCCATCGGCACCGTGAAAGGCCGCGATGCCCTCCTGGACCGCGTCCGGCGAGGGATGGCGCTGTTCGACCGGACCGTGCATATGGGCACCAACGCCGTCGTCCGGGTCGACGGTGCCAGGGCCACGGCCCGTGGGGCCCAGTTGAGCACCCACGTCCTGGCCGATGGCTCCGGTGACGTCTTCGTCTCCGCCGGCCATACCGAGGCCGAACTGGTCAGGACCGCTGACGGCTGGCGGATCTCTGCCTCGGCCCTGCGGGTGGTGTGGACCCAGGGCCCACCTCCTCAGTTGCCGGACGACCTCGCTCAGGCCCCGGCGGTCTAG
- a CDS encoding Zn-ribbon domain-containing OB-fold protein: MSGPRFDVPEADAFTRAYWDAAAEGRLLIRRCGACGRAHHYPREFCPHCWSEDVEWERASGRAVLYTWSVVHRNDLPPFGERTPYVAAVVDLAEGPRMMTEVVGCGVGELRAGAELEAEFRDGVAVFGPRGANSRT, from the coding sequence ATGAGCGGCCCCCGCTTCGACGTGCCGGAGGCCGACGCCTTCACGCGGGCCTACTGGGACGCGGCGGCCGAGGGCCGGCTGCTGATCCGCCGCTGCGGGGCCTGCGGGCGGGCTCACCACTACCCGCGGGAGTTCTGCCCGCACTGCTGGAGCGAGGACGTGGAGTGGGAGCGGGCGAGCGGACGGGCGGTGCTCTACACGTGGTCCGTGGTCCACCGCAACGACCTCCCGCCCTTCGGGGAGCGGACGCCTTACGTGGCTGCCGTGGTCGACCTCGCGGAGGGGCCGCGGATGATGACGGAGGTGGTGGGGTGCGGGGTGGGGGAGCTGCGGGCAGGGGCGGAGCTGGAGGCTGAATTCCGGGACGGGGTGGCGGTGTTCGGGCCACGCGGCGCGAACTCGCGGACTTGA
- a CDS encoding DoxX family protein encodes MDSIWLSGAEWLAVLRIGLGLWWLESWRHKDRKAWFERGTGIKWAAGIAEKHRWNAVRSGFEVMVAPRPRTMAYVVVYAELATGLGLVAGFLTPIALVGGFLLNILYFTLMIHEVAEQGQNSMMALMSVVALFGMSWQAWSLDSGLGLFG; translated from the coding sequence ATGGACTCGATCTGGCTGAGTGGCGCTGAGTGGCTGGCCGTGCTGCGCATAGGCCTCGGGCTGTGGTGGTTGGAGAGTTGGCGGCACAAGGACCGGAAGGCCTGGTTCGAGCGCGGCACCGGGATCAAGTGGGCGGCCGGCATCGCGGAGAAGCACCGCTGGAACGCTGTACGGTCCGGCTTCGAGGTCATGGTGGCGCCGCGCCCGCGGACGATGGCGTACGTGGTGGTGTATGCGGAGCTGGCGACCGGACTGGGGCTGGTCGCCGGGTTCCTGACCCCGATCGCGCTGGTCGGAGGATTCCTCCTGAACATCCTCTACTTCACGCTCATGATCCACGAGGTGGCCGAGCAGGGGCAGAACTCGATGATGGCGCTGATGTCGGTCGTCGCGCTGTTCGGGATGTCGTGGCAGGCATGGTCGCTGGACAGCGGACTCGGGCTCTTCGGATGA
- a CDS encoding NAD(P)/FAD-dependent oxidoreductase, with the protein MADSTASPQVAARAAADRPVYVVGGGPAGLSVAYALRARGIRAVVLERTDGVGAAWRRHYDRLRLHTTRRLSALPGLPMPRRFGRWVARDDVVRYLEKYAEVHELEIVTGVEVSRVERSPDGTGWLLHATGGRELTGAAVVVATGYNHTPYVPDWAGLDTYTGEFTHAGDYRDAEPYAGRDVLVVGAGNTGAEIAVDLVEGGASRVRLSVRTVPHIVRRSTAGWAAQYTGVLVRRLPAGLVDRLARPMAKLSVPDLSAQGLPRPDTGLYSRVKEGAIPVQDVGLIDAVRAGRVEVVAAVDGFEDGKVVLADGTRVSPEAVVAATGYVRALEGLVGHLDVLDGRGRPLAHGARTFEQAPGLYFTGYTTPISGTLREVAMDAEKIARVVVKKGAGTLSRLPE; encoded by the coding sequence ATGGCCGACTCCACAGCGTCCCCCCAGGTAGCGGCGCGAGCCGCCGCCGACCGCCCCGTCTATGTCGTAGGCGGCGGCCCGGCCGGACTCTCCGTCGCGTACGCGCTGCGGGCCCGGGGCATACGCGCCGTCGTCCTGGAGAGGACCGACGGCGTGGGCGCTGCCTGGCGGCGGCACTACGACCGGCTCCGCCTGCACACCACCCGGCGCCTGTCGGCCCTTCCGGGGCTGCCCATGCCGCGCCGGTTCGGGCGGTGGGTGGCCCGCGACGACGTGGTGCGCTACCTGGAGAAGTACGCCGAGGTGCACGAACTGGAGATCGTCACCGGCGTCGAGGTCTCCCGGGTCGAGCGCTCCCCCGACGGCACCGGCTGGCTGTTGCACGCCACCGGGGGGCGCGAGCTGACCGGGGCCGCCGTGGTCGTCGCAACCGGCTACAACCACACCCCGTACGTCCCGGACTGGGCCGGACTCGACACGTACACCGGCGAGTTCACGCACGCGGGCGACTACCGCGACGCCGAGCCCTACGCCGGCCGTGACGTCCTGGTCGTCGGCGCGGGCAACACCGGCGCCGAGATCGCGGTGGACCTGGTGGAGGGCGGCGCCTCGCGGGTGCGCCTGTCGGTGCGGACGGTTCCGCACATCGTGCGTCGCTCGACGGCCGGGTGGGCCGCCCAGTACACGGGCGTGCTGGTACGGCGGCTGCCGGCCGGGCTCGTCGACCGGCTCGCGCGGCCGATGGCGAAACTGAGCGTGCCCGACCTCTCCGCGCAGGGACTGCCCCGCCCGGACACCGGCCTGTACAGCCGGGTGAAGGAGGGCGCCATCCCGGTGCAGGACGTCGGTCTGATCGACGCCGTGCGCGCGGGGCGGGTCGAGGTCGTGGCCGCCGTCGACGGCTTCGAGGACGGCAAGGTGGTCCTCGCCGACGGCACCCGCGTCTCACCGGAGGCCGTCGTCGCGGCCACCGGATACGTCCGCGCGCTGGAGGGCCTCGTCGGCCACCTCGACGTGCTCGACGGCCGGGGCAGACCCCTGGCGCACGGCGCCCGCACCTTCGAGCAGGCACCCGGCCTGTACTTCACCGGCTACACCACACCCATCAGTGGCACGCTGCGCGAGGTTGCCATGGACGCGGAGAAGATCGCGCGGGTGGTCGTGAAGAAGGGCGCGGGAACGCTGTCCCGTCTGCCTGAGTGA
- a CDS encoding FAD-dependent oxidoreductase, with amino-acid sequence MHVARERQHQPRALSRRSLLGGAAAAAGAVTLTTTAAGPASAASTRDVDVAIVGGGLAGLTAARDLVAGGRTVAVLEARDRVGGRVVNLPLANGGFTEGGGEFIGPTQDRIKALADSLGVATFTTYNTGKNLLYKDGKKTPYATDGILGSVPPVDAAGLANAAIVQASLDDMAKQVPVDAPWTAAKAAEWDKQTFESWLNAHAVIPSAKFLLDVACTSIFSAQPRELSLLFVLFYIAAAGNESNAGTLERLTDTANGAQESRFVGGSQQVPIKLAATLGDRVVLSAPVRSIARSGGRYLVTADGITVTAKKVVVAVPPPLAGRIVFDPLLPASRDQLGQRLPMGSIGKAIAVYDSPFWRADGLNGQVVSDSGAVRSTFDNSPPDASYGALMGFIEADAMRAYDASGVDEVKAAVLKDYATYFGDKAKSPTSFVLQRWDNEGFSRGGPVAYAPPGVLTEYGTALREPADGIHWAGTETSTYWNGFMDGAVRSGERVAKEVLAAL; translated from the coding sequence ATGCACGTGGCACGCGAAAGACAGCACCAACCCCGCGCCCTCTCCCGGCGTTCCCTGCTGGGCGGTGCCGCCGCTGCGGCGGGCGCCGTCACCCTCACCACCACCGCCGCCGGCCCGGCGTCCGCCGCGAGCACCCGCGACGTGGACGTCGCCATCGTCGGCGGCGGACTCGCCGGACTGACGGCGGCCCGCGACCTGGTGGCCGGCGGCAGGACCGTGGCCGTCCTGGAGGCCCGCGACCGGGTCGGCGGCCGGGTGGTCAACCTGCCCCTGGCGAACGGCGGATTCACCGAGGGCGGCGGCGAGTTCATCGGCCCCACCCAGGACCGCATCAAGGCGCTTGCGGACTCGCTGGGCGTGGCCACCTTCACGACCTACAACACCGGCAAGAACCTCCTCTACAAGGACGGCAAGAAGACCCCGTACGCCACCGATGGCATCCTCGGCTCGGTCCCGCCGGTCGACGCGGCGGGTCTCGCCAACGCGGCGATCGTGCAGGCGTCGTTGGACGACATGGCCAAGCAGGTCCCGGTCGACGCGCCCTGGACGGCCGCGAAGGCCGCCGAGTGGGACAAGCAGACCTTCGAGAGCTGGCTGAACGCCCACGCGGTCATCCCGTCCGCCAAGTTCCTCCTGGACGTGGCCTGCACGTCGATCTTCTCGGCGCAGCCCCGCGAACTCTCCCTGCTCTTCGTCCTCTTCTACATCGCCGCCGCCGGCAACGAGTCCAACGCCGGCACCCTGGAACGCCTCACCGACACCGCGAACGGCGCCCAGGAGTCCCGCTTCGTCGGCGGCTCCCAGCAGGTGCCGATCAAGCTGGCCGCCACGCTCGGCGACCGGGTGGTGCTGAGCGCACCGGTGCGATCGATCGCGCGGTCCGGCGGCAGGTACCTGGTGACGGCCGACGGCATCACCGTCACCGCCAAGAAGGTCGTCGTCGCCGTACCCCCGCCGCTGGCCGGACGCATCGTCTTCGACCCGCTGCTCCCGGCCTCCCGCGACCAGCTCGGCCAGCGGCTGCCGATGGGCTCGATCGGCAAGGCGATCGCCGTCTACGACAGCCCCTTCTGGCGGGCCGACGGCCTCAACGGCCAGGTCGTCAGCGACTCCGGTGCGGTCCGCTCGACCTTCGACAACTCACCGCCGGACGCCTCCTACGGCGCCCTGATGGGCTTCATCGAGGCCGACGCGATGCGGGCCTACGACGCTTCGGGCGTCGACGAGGTCAAGGCCGCCGTCCTGAAGGACTACGCCACCTACTTCGGCGACAAGGCGAAGTCGCCCACCTCCTTCGTCCTGCAGCGCTGGGACAACGAGGGCTTCTCCCGCGGCGGCCCGGTCGCCTACGCCCCTCCCGGCGTCCTGACCGAGTACGGCACCGCCCTGCGCGAGCCGGCCGACGGCATCCACTGGGCGGGCACCGAGACCTCCACGTACTGGAACGGGTTCATGGACGGGGCGGTGCGGTCGGGGGAGCGGGTCGCGAAGGAAGTGCTGGCGGCGCTGTAA